The Plodia interpunctella isolate USDA-ARS_2022_Savannah chromosome 8, ilPloInte3.2, whole genome shotgun sequence genome window below encodes:
- the LOC128672043 gene encoding uncharacterized protein LOC128672043 isoform X1, with the protein MADICNCNGCSSRTQGLQSQRHSFSKKLLVAISVSVIIAMCLTPAEAASLTHRQLKQLSMTETKEMAELPSEMQLAHRRRHQRHTKMTKVEEHMLKIRRNLKLTKNDFREHKDKVSYSETYRDHKIKVPATNFLEIHRLLQSFKNKTMTTAMRERKFVYIAVKLYKSLFKYSEIFQAIQNVNVVAQDVEFSKYQDRRKSFLSEIIRNLNNILPVIGDGIRDFKKNIDLSNPLGEKEDTILQSFKSEIAAINSAETCLKYDGLIFRGYGILLKKWYCIVSSKQDRTHKENMRCRTVESKVKSPKKHRKQKKKRRVNNI; encoded by the exons GTTTTTCCAAAAAGCTGTTGGTAGCTATAAGTGTATCAGTGATCATAGCCATGTGCCTGACACCCGCCGAAGCTGCCTCGTTGACACATAGACAGTTGAAGCAGTTAAGCATGACAGAAACCAAAGAGATGGCAGAACTACCCTCCGAGATGCAACTTGCCCACAGGCGACGCCATCAGAGGCACACGAAAATGACCAAAGTTGAGGAGCATATGCTGAAGATTAGGAGAAATCTGAAACTAACGAAAAATGACTTCAGAGAGCACAAAGATAAAGTTAGCTATTCAGAAACGTACAGAGACCATAAAATCAAAGTGCCAGCGACGAACTTTTTGGAAATCCATCGGTTGCTTCAGAGTTTCAAGAATAAAACTATGACGACGGCGATGCGAGAACGCAAA TTCGTGTACATCGCTGTGAAGCTCTACAAGTCCCTCTTCAAATACAGTGAAATATTCCAAGCTATTCAAAATGTTAACGTCGTGGCACAAGACGTGGAATTCAGCAAATATCAGGACAGACGAAAATCGTTCCTGAGCGAAATCATACGGAACCTGAACAACATCTTGCCGGTCATCGGAGACGGAATTAGGgacttcaaaaaaaatattgacttgtCAAATCCTCTCGGAGAAAAAGAGGACACGATTTTACAAAGCTTCAAATCAGAGATAGCGGCTATCAACAGCGCTGAAACATGCCTTAAGTATGATGGCTTAATATTTAGAGGATACGGCATTTTATTGAAGAAATGGTACTGCATTGTTTCGTCGAAACAAGACAGGACGCATAAGGAGAACATGAGATGTAGGACGGTTGAATCCAAAGTGAAGAGCCCCAAGAAAcatagaaaacaaaagaagaaGCGCagagttaataatatttaa
- the LOC128672043 gene encoding uncharacterized protein LOC128672043 isoform X3, which translates to MCLKYGFSKKLLVAISVSVIIAMCLTPAEAASLTHRQLKQLSMTETKEMAELPSEMQLAHRRRHQRHTKMTKVEEHMLKIRRNLKLTKNDFREHKDKVSYSETYRDHKIKVPATNFLEIHRLLQSFKNKTMTTAMRERKFVYIAVKLYKSLFKYSEIFQAIQNVNVVAQDVEFSKYQDRRKSFLSEIIRNLNNILPVIGDGIRDFKKNIDLSNPLGEKEDTILQSFKSEIAAINSAETCLKYDGLIFRGYGILLKKWYCIVSSKQDRTHKENMRCRTVESKVKSPKKHRKQKKKRRVNNI; encoded by the exons GTTTTTCCAAAAAGCTGTTGGTAGCTATAAGTGTATCAGTGATCATAGCCATGTGCCTGACACCCGCCGAAGCTGCCTCGTTGACACATAGACAGTTGAAGCAGTTAAGCATGACAGAAACCAAAGAGATGGCAGAACTACCCTCCGAGATGCAACTTGCCCACAGGCGACGCCATCAGAGGCACACGAAAATGACCAAAGTTGAGGAGCATATGCTGAAGATTAGGAGAAATCTGAAACTAACGAAAAATGACTTCAGAGAGCACAAAGATAAAGTTAGCTATTCAGAAACGTACAGAGACCATAAAATCAAAGTGCCAGCGACGAACTTTTTGGAAATCCATCGGTTGCTTCAGAGTTTCAAGAATAAAACTATGACGACGGCGATGCGAGAACGCAAA TTCGTGTACATCGCTGTGAAGCTCTACAAGTCCCTCTTCAAATACAGTGAAATATTCCAAGCTATTCAAAATGTTAACGTCGTGGCACAAGACGTGGAATTCAGCAAATATCAGGACAGACGAAAATCGTTCCTGAGCGAAATCATACGGAACCTGAACAACATCTTGCCGGTCATCGGAGACGGAATTAGGgacttcaaaaaaaatattgacttgtCAAATCCTCTCGGAGAAAAAGAGGACACGATTTTACAAAGCTTCAAATCAGAGATAGCGGCTATCAACAGCGCTGAAACATGCCTTAAGTATGATGGCTTAATATTTAGAGGATACGGCATTTTATTGAAGAAATGGTACTGCATTGTTTCGTCGAAACAAGACAGGACGCATAAGGAGAACATGAGATGTAGGACGGTTGAATCCAAAGTGAAGAGCCCCAAGAAAcatagaaaacaaaagaagaaGCGCagagttaataatatttaa
- the LOC128672043 gene encoding uncharacterized protein LOC128672043 isoform X2 → MDVFLTGFSKKLLVAISVSVIIAMCLTPAEAASLTHRQLKQLSMTETKEMAELPSEMQLAHRRRHQRHTKMTKVEEHMLKIRRNLKLTKNDFREHKDKVSYSETYRDHKIKVPATNFLEIHRLLQSFKNKTMTTAMRERKFVYIAVKLYKSLFKYSEIFQAIQNVNVVAQDVEFSKYQDRRKSFLSEIIRNLNNILPVIGDGIRDFKKNIDLSNPLGEKEDTILQSFKSEIAAINSAETCLKYDGLIFRGYGILLKKWYCIVSSKQDRTHKENMRCRTVESKVKSPKKHRKQKKKRRVNNI, encoded by the exons GTTTTTCCAAAAAGCTGTTGGTAGCTATAAGTGTATCAGTGATCATAGCCATGTGCCTGACACCCGCCGAAGCTGCCTCGTTGACACATAGACAGTTGAAGCAGTTAAGCATGACAGAAACCAAAGAGATGGCAGAACTACCCTCCGAGATGCAACTTGCCCACAGGCGACGCCATCAGAGGCACACGAAAATGACCAAAGTTGAGGAGCATATGCTGAAGATTAGGAGAAATCTGAAACTAACGAAAAATGACTTCAGAGAGCACAAAGATAAAGTTAGCTATTCAGAAACGTACAGAGACCATAAAATCAAAGTGCCAGCGACGAACTTTTTGGAAATCCATCGGTTGCTTCAGAGTTTCAAGAATAAAACTATGACGACGGCGATGCGAGAACGCAAA TTCGTGTACATCGCTGTGAAGCTCTACAAGTCCCTCTTCAAATACAGTGAAATATTCCAAGCTATTCAAAATGTTAACGTCGTGGCACAAGACGTGGAATTCAGCAAATATCAGGACAGACGAAAATCGTTCCTGAGCGAAATCATACGGAACCTGAACAACATCTTGCCGGTCATCGGAGACGGAATTAGGgacttcaaaaaaaatattgacttgtCAAATCCTCTCGGAGAAAAAGAGGACACGATTTTACAAAGCTTCAAATCAGAGATAGCGGCTATCAACAGCGCTGAAACATGCCTTAAGTATGATGGCTTAATATTTAGAGGATACGGCATTTTATTGAAGAAATGGTACTGCATTGTTTCGTCGAAACAAGACAGGACGCATAAGGAGAACATGAGATGTAGGACGGTTGAATCCAAAGTGAAGAGCCCCAAGAAAcatagaaaacaaaagaagaaGCGCagagttaataatatttaa